The DNA sequence GTTGACATTCTTATCAAAGATGAGATCAAAGTCTAATCATGTGCAATATTTTCTGTCTGAATCTGTAATGCACTCTGAAAATATTCAGAGCGGGAGGATGGCAAATCAggggtgtgtgcttgtgtgtctgtgtgtgtctgtgtgagttTGTCCCCGCTCTGGTGACTTAAGTAAATGGAAGGGTATCACTCGCCTCCTGTTGCTGTAGTGTTTCCATAGCAACAACCAATTGTCTTGACGCCATCTCTCAGGGGGAAACCCCAAGTGTGTGTCCACTGACCTTTTCAAGGATGTTAATTGTCATTTCCTCTTGTCATTCAATGAGCCTTGCTTACAAAATTATCTTGGTAAAAGGATTCAGTCGAAGGGATGTTTGGGAAATCGCTTCGCTTGACCTTTGGTTGGGAAAAAGAAGAAAGTAAGAGTTAGGAATGGCCTGAGCGCTGTCCAGAAACACACATGAGCACTCAGACAGCAGACGTGTAATTAGCGTGTGCTTCATCCGCAGAGCTCTATCCCCTGGCAGTGCTACACGAGGGTCATCCTCCAATCTCCACCAAGGTGAGTCAACCCGCACCCCAGAGGTCAGTCTTTTTATTATGTATCAGAAAACTAATAGTGTATGAAAAATCTTATTTCTGCTCAATTTACTTCTGTTTAGAAAAATGTATACTAGAACATCTGAACTTTACTTGATGTTAATCTGTGGCACTCCTCGATTGAACTCAGCTACATCCCCAGATTTAagcgggtgtgcacacttatgcaagcACATATTACCAGCTGTTTATCTATATTTCCCCACCTGCaaagatttgttttcttttcataacAATCATATTAGTCTCTGTTTTTATAGCATGGaaacctggcatttgaataggggtgtgtagacttttaatcCGCTGTAGTCATCCTTCTAAATATAGGTTTGAAAGTTGCAAACAATAAGTCTTTTCATTTCATAACAAGTGTGAGGTAAGCGTGATTCTCAGCAGATTGTGAGTCTCAACAGATTCAATCTGCTCTTGCGTCACACTTGAGAAAATGCCAAAGATAATTCCAGTCTTCAAAAAAAGGTGTCCAGATACTTTTGGCCTTTTCGTCGTTCTCTGCCAATTGAAggggagaaagaaaaacaggtaGCGACTCCCCATCGATTCTCAGTATGTTGTAAACAGGTTAAAGTGAACGAAAATGGGGCCAGAGAAAAAAATTGTCACCATAGCTACTTTGCTGCAAAcatttcatgcgtttgacataAGCCCCtttgattgcattttttttcaccatcGTCATCAATCTGTCCTGTTATTATTTTGAATACAAGAGGAGCATTGTAATGCGCTCGACTTTCAGACGAAATACCAAACAAAACACATCATTACTGATTATTATCAATTACTGATAATaacatttattattatcatgaaTGATAACCAAcaatggcaaaaagttcaaagatAAACCAAAAGGTGCTTTTTAACATCCATcctattacatttaaaaaaaaaaaaaaaacagtttcagctagctagctaaatagCTAATTCTATCTGAAAGCGATTCCACATTTCCAATTATCATTACGTTATTTTGTTCTCATTGACAAACCCTATGCATGcttctcaactgaaatatttgtttattttcctcAAAAGCTGTAATGAAAATATGATGTTGGTGTGCAGGATGAGCAGGCTCCATCAAATGGCCGAGCAGCAGAGAAAAGCAACCATTACAACATTGGCGAGCTTGCCACGTCCTCTTTGTTAGGTGAGATTGCGTGCACATTTGGGATGACACAAAAACAAGATGAGCTTCACCACGGAAGCACAATGTGGGAAATGATATTAGTGACATTCGTAatgtgatttgtctcttctgtgcTGTATTATACTGTATGCATGCCCACTTTTCATAGAAAAGTGGACAATTAAACATTTAAGTATGATGTCTATTAGTCTCAGCACAGCTGCATCCCTCTTTTCATCATGTACTTTTTAATCAATGGTTTCAAACTGAGTTACAGAGATTTAAAAGCaaaatagagatttttttttttacaaatggcTTACAGAGATTAATTAAAGTGTACAGAACTAGAACAGGATTTATGAttacatgatttttttaaaaaaaatcccacattgAAGTTTTAATGTGGAAAGGGAGTAATATTGAGAAGTTTGGTCAATATCTGGAGTTCTCATTTTTGTGTCTAGTCTTGTATTTGCCAAAATAATCCAATTTATGACCATTTAACGCACAACGCCATGTTGTTAACTGACTGATGACATCATAACATTGACTGGACCGTCCATTTTATCCGCCAATTTCTGTTGAGTGTCAGGCCAATTGCTTGCCTTTTCGatggaattctttttttttaaaccacgaTGGGAGTCCACGTTAAACAGACGTCCAaggaataaatattaaataaataaatctgagtCCATGTTCAAGATGGAATCTCGActggcatctatttatttagtatGCGGAATGGTTGATTATGCGCTGCAGTCTAACCGAGTGACAGAAAGAGCGCGTCATCAGTGACAGATTGACAGACATTCCGTCAATATTGACGTTGCAAAATTGCCAGAACGACTCAAACTTGTTCGAATCAGGTCTTGTCTACTGGTCGGGTGGATGCCGAGTGCATCTTAATGTCAAATGTGGAAGCAGGCGGTGGAGGAGGCTGGCTTGCTTGCAGCCTGCCTGGCTGGCACTGGCTTTTTCCCTTCATATGTCGGCTTATTAAGGCcggtaatgattaaaaaaaaatggaaagagaGTTGTTTCAATTATCAAAATAGCCATCTGATTGCAAATCAAAGAGGAGTGTTTCGCATCAGGAAATATTTCAAATTTTGTGGACATGGAAATAGTATTTTTCTGTCTTCGATTTAGTCTTGATCTCATCTGGACTTGGAATTGGACCTCGGGGACTCGGACCTAACTTGGTTTGGGACCTTTTTTGTTGTGACTCAAACTTGCCTTGGACTCGATAAAGGTGGACTTGACTATAACCTTGGTTTGCGTGGGGGTCAGTGTACTGGAGAAATAGGACCAATGAATATTTCCGAACAGCCAAAAAGAGAAAATGACGACAGAAAATGCCGTTAATTTTGCTAATCCAACAAAGCCGCTGGGACTGTCACTGCAAGATTTCATTATAAATTTCAACTTCTATTAATTCATGAAAGATcaatatttttccttttttaatggAGTTGTTGTTCATTTTATGACCTTATCTCACCTGAATGACTTTCCACATTATCCCCATCCTGCCTCTGCTTGCACATCTTTATTTCATTCCCTTTATCAAGATGTATCCCTCCCCACTTAGGTCTGGTGGCCACCATAAAGGAGCACATCACCAAGCCCACAGCTATGGCTCAAGGGCGAGTGGCTCACCTGATTGAGTGGAAAGGTtggggaggcggcggcggcggcagcgaggTCCGGGCGGGCGGCGGTTGGAGCAGAGGCTGGGCGCAAGGAGGCGGAAGTTGGGGCCCTGAGGAAGATGAACAATTTTACTCTCAaatgacggatgagatcaaggaaGCTCGCTTTGCTGCCGGTGAGTTAGACAGAAGAAGGAATTCAATAGAAGAGGGGCGAAAAAAAACACCTGAATGTTTTTGTTCTCAGGCGAGCACAATCGATACAGTTCTCGGGAACAATGTCTCACATggcgggggaaagaaaaaaaaaaaaaacatgtttgtgtgCAGGAGTAGCGGAGCAGTTTGCCTTGGCTGAGGCCGCTATGAGTTTTTGGTCCTCGAACGACTGCTTTGAGCAACCTTCGACGAGCTTGCAAGGTTGGTTGTGTTGGTGTTTCTTCTTCTCTGCATTGATGATCGAATTCCGCTCCAGAGGTTTCTTGACGttccttttttaaaatcttCGCAATGATTGCATTCTATAGAGGCAACAATGAGCACACAAAAGATTTTTACCACGTGTCGTTGGAAAATCCATTTAGGCATCCATGTGAGAAGAAACTGCCCGTTCATGCTCACCATCTCAGTTCTTGTGCATGGATGTTGATTAGCTGTCATGATGGAATGGCAACAAAGGAATAATCCAAAATGGTGAAAGGTTTTGAATTCAGACGTGACATGGTGGACTCGCTGGAGTCTGAGCAGGAGATCAGCAAGCGcaaaatacgtttttttttttcctgttgtcttgaACGAATCAAGTTAATTTTCGACATGTTCATTAGGGGCATCAAGGAGCCACCTGTTGTCTCACTTCCTGTTGGATGACGCGAGCGTGGCCACGCCCCAGTACCTGCACAGCGTCCAAACCGAGACGCATGGCGACAGCCAGCTCGGCGGCCCGGTCGCCCCGGAACCACCCACCGTGACCTCCATTAAACGGCAGGACCAAAATTGGAGCGGCGAAGATAAATGCAGCGGAGTCACGGCCGAGGCTGCTGTGCGACACATAGACAGCAGCTCGTTGTCTGAGGATGATGTGTTTTATAATTAAACACCTTCACATTTTAATCACAGCGGTGCCTTGAGGTACAAGTGACTTGTGAGCAGGAATCGGAGACACAAGTGCTCGATGGTGCCATTGAACTCAATTGAACAGTTTAGCAAGTTGTCAATATCAATCTAACTATCAAACTAGACATAAGAGAAcgattgattggttgtgacctgagaccgggccactgtgatgtcatttttagtcgctagcaaaaagcaaaatggccgccccctgtattttgctgcttaacacCATATTCATCAGACTGCCATGTTTAAAGACTCGTAGGAGCTCGTACAATTTAGTGAAAAGAAAATTGAAAAGGGAATGAATTCaatttgtatctcaaggcaccccaGTACTGTATCTGGATTTGAACAAAAGTTTAACACCAGCAGTCACTGAAACTAAGAATTTCCGTCATGGTCAACATTTGTGAATGTATAGTTGCTTCGCGACACTGGACTTTTCTATTCATTGTACATTAGATATATTTTATTGTCTGTTGAAATTACAGCCAATGGAAAGTGTAGTATTGTGTAAATATCTTGGGATAAAACCAACTGTATGATTTGCTGCCCCTTTCTTGTTTATGATCCATTTGTTGCTTCAAAACGAGAGCCAACGAGAACTGCTACAGGATGTTTGAGGAATTGTGaaaatgtaatatttatttaaatatattaccAATGGAGATAGTCAAGCACCGTGCAAGAATTTAAACAGCTCGTCCACAAACTCACACTGGCTAATTTAAAGTCAACCAATTAGTGCTCAGGCTCTTTATTCAAATGGTTCTCAAATTAACTGCAAATTAATGAAAAAGGTCAAACGTGGCTGTAATTCCTCTGGGCGCCTTAGATTTCTTTGGCTAAATCTTCTAAAATCCTTTTCATCTGTAGGACAAAACACGTGTCTTCTTTAAAACGGCAAGAGGACAATGATCCTGAGCACGCGACCCGAGTTACCTCTGACCACGTGACCCGCCCGAGCAGCCTTCCTCTGTCGGTGACAAACACAATCTGATCCCCAGCAAGGCTCAAGATGCTGAAAACCTGAACGAAACAACACACTTCAGTCAATATCAGGCACCATGCTATCGACAGCCCAATAATTGGTGGGCCCCAAACTCACCTCCTGAATGGTGCTTTGAGGACACAACACAACAGAAGAAGGTCGAATGTTGCATACCTTCTCTAGATGTCCATCAACTCTCTgaacaaagaaaacaagactttttatttgtttgcgtGTCCAGAAAAGTCGATGAAGGAAGAAAGAATGGCACTCCTCTGTAAGCGGCTTATTTCGAGATTCAAGatgagttggaaatgatattcAACTGGATTAATAGGTTGAGGTGTACTTGGGTTTAATTGTACTTTCTTAGTCtgttacagtttttttttatgattcgcCAACTCtgcttgggtggggggggggtttacgGGAATACAATACCGTTCAGTCGCCCATTATTAAGCAGCTTCTCTGTTTGTATCTTTTGGGAGAATCTTTCAGCAAGCACGTGCCCTTTGTGAGTGCCTGTGCTTTGAAATTGAATTACCTATCCGAGCTTTTCGCTTTAATACtgctctcgtgtgtgtgtgtgtgtgtgtgtgtgtgttgtttaacCTGAGAATTCCCGCATCGACGCAGGAACATCAGCAGCTGCGATCGCATGACAAAGCCCAGCAACGTTGGTGTCTCTTCATTGCAGAAAAGAGCACATCACAAAGATTACTGAGAAACTTTCCTTTTCGAATCATTAATTACCATCAGCCCACCATGCGAGTCCACCACGGGGATTTGAGTCTCGCTGCTGCTGTTGACAACCTGGCGGACCTCCTCCGGGCCGGCCGCTTTCTGCAGCTGCACTGGTTTTGACGCTCCCAAAAGGTGTCCCACCTGAGTGGAGAGAAGCCTGTCAAAGAAGAGACGCGTTATCCTCAAAGCAACTTCCAGTCAGTGGCAAATGTGCTTATCGCAAATTTGTCAGCACAATTCCGTGGGGATTTAGGCTGCTACAGAAGGATATATTTGATTTGCTTCCCTGTCAACGGCGTTAAGGTTTCTTCTGTAGATATCATGCTCAGCATTAAAATGATAActtcttgcctttttttttttagggaaatATACTTTAAATCATGCCACACCCCCCACGTGTGAAGAAAACTGCTATCATCGTCCATCTGTCTAATATTCCCGACAGCATTTGGTGACCTTTCGAATATACAAGCTCCTGAAAAAACGATTTTCAAGAGTGTTCACATCTCCTTGCTCAGGGACCAATAAGTTAGCCATAAAAGATTTGGATATTAATATTAATACGGCAGGACCTTTTTTCAAATGTGGTCTAGATTTACCAATCGCAGATGAGCACATGAACGTTGCAAAATGTTGACATACCCGGGACGTGCCATGACGAGTGAGGGCAAGTGTGGCAGCTTCTTGCTGATGGAAACAGCGTCATAGAAAGATGGCCGGCCGCCCGCACGAGCCACGCCGTTGGCCAGCACGGTGGCGAGGAGGGCGGGAACAACATGGCTGAGTTGACCGGTTAATTCCAAGGCCAAGAGGGCCGGTGATAAGGTGTGCGTCACAGCTCCGGAGAAGGCTGCTGCACCTACACACAATTATTTATGCACAATGGTGTCTTGGGTCAAATATGTTATTCCACTTCAACACAATACGATTCCACAAGTGTTTACTGAAGCGGCTTTTTTACCGACAAGTGCGTATCCCCCAGGATTGATAGAAGACAATTTCTGTGGATGTGAGGAAATGTAAATGATTCCTTCTGCAAGCAAACGGCCCAGAGCTGCCCCtggaaaaacacaaaagaaaaaaaaaaatctgtataaaCTAACAAACCTTCTCTACAAATCACAGCACTTTTTTTATGTGACAATTCCTAATCCAACAACCAATATTCCATATACTAAAAATGCCTACACATCCCAGTTCAAATGCATTGAGAACGTTTTTCCACTATTCATGTgtcccaaaaagaaaagaaaaactgctGATGTAAATTAATTTGTGCAACGGAAAATTACTATAATTTGTATATCCACGTTAGCACAAGTGCAGTCGTTTACAAACGTACTTTATATACGCTACttttgaaaaacacattttatgaaTTGCTCTTAACTTCCTACAAAGGTGGATGTCGACTTAGCAATAGCAGGCAGTGGCGGTGCTAAAGGGTGGGCTGCAGGGCAATTGCATCTTTCTGAAATAAGAcaagataattgacttttgggcATTCTCTAATTTTTCCAGAAATGTTTCTCCACATTTCCCCCATCACCAAGGAACATATACTGAATGTTAATCAGCATTAAAAAAAGGAGGCTGTACTTGGCCACCCCAAGCTCCAGatccaagaaaaaaacaaatcttagCTCCGCCAGTGTTCTACACTGGTCCAAAAATGCCATGAAAAttcaaataatgttttttttttcatttaaatataATCGAAAATGtgccgttgggaaggtcaatcaGGGCTATCCACCAGAAATCCAAATATTTTCACACAATTACCAAATGATAGTCATCTTGTTTGGCTATTGTGATGACACATCCAAAGCAATTGTTACTTCCTCACTCACCATAAATGAAGACTGGCATGAAGTACCCGGCCGGGAGAGGCAGAGTGCAGGCAAGCGCTAACATCCACAGCTGAGAATCAACAACATAAATATGACTCACCGCAAGCCTCGCTAATCCAATTCACCGCATCAATTTAACGCAAATAATGGCGGATGAAAGGTACAAAGGCTTATTATAGACAGACTGAAGAGAGGGGAAATATGTTTCGTCATGAGTGAAAGGACACAAATAAAATAAGGAAGTGGAGGAAGAAAAACGTTCGAGAGAATAACATAATAAGAGAAATTGTGTTAAGATGAAGACTGTTGAGTTCTTGTCAACTCACCCTTCAGTAAAAGCTTGCGAACACGGAAATTTcacaaatatatattattttgccTTCCAATGTTTGTTTTGCCCAGTAACAACATGATCATTGGTTTCTCCTTAATCTCACATTTTGTAAGGAAACAGAAATGCCAGTCACGATAAAACTTTTCACAGCCCGCTTTAGGAAGACGCTGCTGCCTCAAAGGTTAAATAATCTTTAAGCAGCTCATTGTCCTATGAAAATGTCAGCCGCTCATATTAGCACTCATTTTGTCTCTGGTACATTCAGTCCTTTATTTGTACCTTCATGAGCAGAAAGACGGTCAGGGACAGGAAGACAGGATGCTCAGAGCAGCCCCAATGAGTCTCCAGCTGCCACGAGGCGTTGTGAGATTGAGACGTCCATGCTGCCTTTTCAAGCAAGGAGCTAAGCAGCTGCTTCATGGTGGACTGAATTCAACAGAAAAGAATAAACAGCGCAaagtaaaacaaatatttagaCATATGTGTAAAGTGCTTTGTTGCAGCCGTTGTCAAATACGCTGTGTCAATAAAGTTTTATTGTATTAACAaattgccatctagtggaagagcgtttcaatattttgtttgtcacaATCTGTGCTGTGCTTAATCACTTCAACTCTaaagcctatttttttttttttggatgaagACCCACCTCGGAAGCCATGTGATGACCCACGAAGAGCGGAAAGGTGAGAGACGCCAAAAAGAAGGCGACGACAGCAGAGTACACTGCTTTCCTGCacacaaaacatttcattttcatttgatttatCTCGGCTCGAGTACATTGAGCCATCTTGCGTATGAACGAGTAACTCCCCCTTAGAAATAAAGCAACCTTGCCTTACAATTATTATACTCAAGTAAAGGCTCcaccattttgtgtgtgtgtgtgtgtgtgtgtgtgtgtgtgtgtgtgtgtgctcactcTGTTTTCAGCATATTGATGAGGCCGGCGTTTGTGCTAATGAGCTGCAGCATGAGGCGATGCAAGGAAAGGTACAAGCAGCTCACAGCTCCACAAAGCAGCCTGTTTctggcacagacacacacacacacacacacagacacacaaagtcATTAGCAGCCATGATGAGGCTAATTGGAACAATAACACAACAGCTCAGAGTTTCCACATGACCTCATGTGAATATGAATCAGTCTGATGTCTTCACAGGGTTTGGAAGGAAACTGGATGTGAAGAGTCAGAGCTCACCCCAGCAGAGCAAAAAGCAGAACCTCCGACGGGAGGAAGGGGAAAGCCGTCGGGAAATTGGTTTGAAACAATACCTGAAGAGTCTCTGGAGGACACAACAAATCAAATCTTGCCTCATTGATGTTACTTTTTCATATCAGCTGATATATAACTATTCAATCCAAAATAATGATTAGGCTCATGAAAACAATTTTAAGGTGCGTATCTGTTTGCACACCGATAACGATTTGAAAACCGGCAGGGCTCGACATGCTGAGTTAAAATATCCGACATCAGGCAGgatttctatgtcactccatccTCTCTATAAATAGCTTTCCGGAAGCCTTTGGAACCTCGACGTATTGATTTGTGCCCTCCGAGCTGGAAGAGCATTAAAAAGGATCTGTTGCCGATGTTTGAGCGATAAGACTCAGTGGGAGTCTTGTTGTTCCTAGCTGTGAAAAGCGCCTTGAGAAAATCTCTTGGAAGAAAAAAGATCAACAGATTGCTTGGACCAAATGGCCAACACCAAAGGTAAAACTAATGACTCAAAATTTTAGATGGATCTGTCCTTATTATTcattggattaaaaaaacaacaatcaatGATATTTTACCTTCATCTCCACTCAACACTGATAACAAGCGGAAGGTTAAAGCACCGCAAGCCACTGAGAAGAAAGATGGGAAGTAATTGCGCATAGCAAAGTGGGAGGACATCACCTCCATGCTGAAGAGCACACCTACGGGAATAGAAAAGGAGAAAACAAACACTCAATGTCATGAACTGTTCTGTTTGTAAATTCTTTTAGGTGTCGTCTTGGTTATGACGTGTTGAATAAAGCTGCCTGGCTTTGATTTGCTGAATAACAATAAAAAGACGAAAAAGAAGATGgaggacaaaaattgacaacttAGAAAtaattgagtgtttttttttcataccacTTATAGGTGCTCCAAAGCAGCTAGTGACACCGACTGCGGCGGCGACAACTAGCATGTCTCCATCTGCTTTCTTCTAGAgaacagaaaacacacacacacactgatttaTTTAAAATTCCATTTACCAGAATTATGTGAGCGGCAAGCTAACCGTTAGCAAGTCAACGGTGTTGAGCTAGGACATTCTTAAGTCTGTGTTGTCAACTTGTGTAAATACAGAACGAGTAATTCTTTGTTTAATGTTTCAACTGAGAGCTACGTTAAACAAATTGAAGCCTTTTTGTTGGACTGTTCAATATATGCCACATTTTGGTGTTAAGTGAATTGAGTTCATCCTCAAAAACCTATTATGGAGTATCACTCATATCCCCAAGTACcattatatttatattcaaaCAATAAAACATGTCCATTCACCTTCTTGGTGGTTTGCAGCAGCGAGCAAAGCTTGCTCAGGTAGCTCGCCATCATGGTGCAAAGATGCACAAATGGACCCTGatattaagaaagaaaaaaaccttgACTACATAAGAAAAATGATTTTGCAGCCACATGTGGAGGAGGTAAGAAGCCTCTCACCACTTTTCCGAGGAAGATTGTGCTCCCTGCTGCCAGTGTACAAATGAGCCCCAGGAACTTGGCCATCATGTTGGTGAGCGATAAGTAATGTGGTAGTTGGATGCCGGTCAGCATGGTCCTCACTTCTGGTATTCCAGAACCTGATGGAACACCAAAAACGTCTCAAAGTAGGGCTAATTAAGATCCACCCATCCACTAGGGGGCAGACTTGCAACGTACACTTGCtgtgtattatatatatttctCTGGGATATTCTCTCTTAGCATTTACTGAAAGGATCCATAAATATAATTTTGAGGACTTTAATATAGTATTAAATTTACAACTGTATATTTATATTGGGAAAGGAATGAGTGGTTTGCACTGCCATTCTTTGTCTAAATAAAAAtaagcca is a window from the Syngnathus scovelli strain Florida chromosome 2, RoL_Ssco_1.2, whole genome shotgun sequence genome containing:
- the fam131c gene encoding protein FAM131C; its protein translation is MGCCLCKSHKELYPLAVLHEGHPPISTKDEQAPSNGRAAEKSNHYNIGELATSSLLGLVATIKEHITKPTAMAQGRVAHLIEWKGWGGGGGGSEVRAGGGWSRGWAQGGGSWGPEEDEQFYSQMTDEIKEARFAAGVAEQFALAEAAMSFWSSNDCFEQPSTSLQGASRSHLLSHFLLDDASVATPQYLHSVQTETHGDSQLGGPVAPEPPTVTSIKRQDQNWSGEDKCSGVTAEAAVRHIDSSSLSEDDVFYN